From the Planktothrix tepida PCC 9214 genome, one window contains:
- a CDS encoding serine/threonine protein kinase yields the protein MTLHQPNDIIAQRYRIVTALGEGGMGITYEAEDLTNYQRVAVKSVSLRQSKDWKILELFEREAKVLAYLNHPGIPKYLDYFHLDTDEDREFYLIRELVSGESLNAWLEKGWHSTEAEIKQIAVEILEILIYLHQLNPPIIHRDIKPQNIIRQADRTVFLVDFGSVQDVYRNTMSVSGTFVGTIGYMPPEQLRGKAYPASDLYSLGGTLLYLLTHRSPDELPQKRMEINFRSTVNISPEFADWLERMLEPILEDRFQSANSALNALKNNSTIASSNASGIQVHHKKPKGSRVKIQKTSRSLVVDIPPRGFQSDDLFLWFFTIFWNVTLLFPALSNNIVILFSPFIIFVIIGAVLIYYLLWISFSKTLIKIDQKNFIVHKKLFFKNWISQGKITDLDQILIHDTGTRINSKPVINCVLYEGIIKHQFGSLLEEQEQEWLVAEISDFLQKIKGRKN from the coding sequence ATGACTCTACACCAACCCAATGATATAATTGCTCAACGCTATCGCATCGTTACCGCTTTGGGCGAAGGCGGAATGGGAATTACCTATGAAGCTGAAGATCTCACCAATTACCAACGAGTTGCGGTGAAATCAGTTTCCTTACGACAAAGCAAAGACTGGAAAATCTTAGAATTGTTTGAACGAGAAGCTAAAGTTCTCGCTTATTTGAATCATCCCGGAATTCCTAAATATCTGGATTATTTTCACCTTGATACCGATGAAGACCGAGAATTTTATTTAATTCGAGAATTAGTTTCTGGAGAGTCTTTAAATGCTTGGCTTGAAAAAGGTTGGCATTCAACTGAAGCTGAAATCAAGCAAATTGCGGTTGAAATTTTAGAAATTCTTATCTATTTACATCAACTTAACCCGCCTATTATCCATCGGGATATTAAACCGCAAAATATTATCCGACAAGCGGATAGAACCGTCTTTCTAGTCGATTTTGGTTCCGTTCAAGATGTTTACCGCAACACCATGTCTGTTAGTGGAACCTTTGTTGGAACTATTGGATATATGCCGCCGGAACAGTTGCGGGGAAAAGCCTATCCTGCATCAGATTTATATAGTTTAGGCGGAACTTTATTGTATTTATTAACCCATCGTTCCCCGGATGAACTTCCTCAAAAGCGAATGGAAATTAATTTTCGTTCTACTGTCAACATCTCACCGGAATTTGCTGACTGGTTAGAGAGAATGTTGGAACCCATATTAGAAGATCGATTTCAGTCTGCAAACTCAGCTTTAAATGCGCTCAAAAATAATTCTACCATAGCGTCTTCTAATGCTTCTGGGATTCAGGTTCATCATAAAAAGCCGAAAGGAAGTCGAGTTAAAATCCAAAAAACATCCCGAAGCTTAGTAGTTGATATTCCCCCCAGGGGGTTTCAGAGTGATGATCTATTTTTATGGTTTTTTACTATTTTTTGGAATGTAACACTCCTCTTTCCAGCGTTATCTAATAACATTGTAATTCTATTCTCACCTTTTATTATTTTTGTAATAATAGGTGCTGTTTTAATTTACTATCTTCTCTGGATTTCATTCAGCAAAACTCTGATAAAAATTGATCAAAAAAATTTTATAGTCCACAAAAAGTTATTTTTTAAAAATTGGATATCACAAGGAAAGATAACAGATTTAGATCAAATTTTGATTCATGATACAGGAACTAGAATCAACTCAAAACCTGTAATAAATTGTGTATTATATGAAGGGATTATCAAACATCAATTTGGTTCTTTATTAGAAGAACAGGAACAAGAATGGCTGGTGGCTGAGATCTCTGATTTTCTGCAAAAAATCAAGGGGAGAAAAAATTGA
- a CDS encoding NIL domain-containing protein has protein sequence MSLNSTKFESDDTNLSVFTAREKYQFISRIRVRIPKEYHQEPVISRLASNYGLEVNIRGAILGQNAREDGWFDLVLKGTPQQIDSAMIYLSDLDVEVWQDSKTEVDGW, from the coding sequence ATGTCTTTAAATTCAACAAAATTCGAGTCCGATGATACTAATTTATCTGTGTTTACTGCCAGAGAAAAGTATCAATTTATTTCTCGAATTCGAGTCAGAATTCCTAAAGAATACCATCAAGAACCCGTGATTTCTCGTCTAGCTTCTAATTACGGTTTAGAAGTGAATATTAGGGGAGCCATTTTAGGTCAGAATGCCCGGGAAGATGGTTGGTTTGATTTAGTCCTGAAAGGAACCCCCCAACAAATCGATAGTGCCATGATTTATCTTTCTGATCTCGATGTTGAAGTTTGGCAAGACTCAAAAACAGAAGTAGATGGCTGGTAA
- a CDS encoding cAMP-binding protein produces the protein MAAQAPSAAIELAKLLIESNYLFKDLEIKWLAQYLPPDLTVEKLYSNRPVYTAFRPHIFLDVLYIIISGGPIIIRSTPLDRIITISYPGGCFGMRNLPFSFGLMSRAFPSLVEAYKTTDVIKLPLDTLKAIYENSEVVRERYDKFFELREKFQYHLLNCSSYPPQAVAALLRGLVYQERSLGNQPHSDGVYTFDLPIDVIARSCQLNHRTVEQVLKGMQKVKLIEAAKSNDASEDTIRVIDPEGLKETYSATRDKVSWWPLK, from the coding sequence ATGGCAGCACAAGCACCTTCAGCAGCAATCGAGTTAGCAAAACTTTTGATTGAGAGTAACTACCTCTTCAAAGACTTAGAGATTAAATGGTTGGCTCAATATCTTCCTCCAGACCTCACGGTAGAAAAGCTTTATTCCAACCGTCCTGTGTATACGGCTTTTCGTCCTCATATTTTTTTAGATGTTCTCTACATTATTATTAGTGGCGGGCCAATTATTATCCGCAGTACCCCCCTAGACCGGATTATTACCATTAGCTATCCGGGGGGATGTTTCGGGATGAGAAATCTCCCGTTTAGTTTTGGTCTGATGAGTCGAGCATTTCCCAGCTTAGTAGAAGCTTACAAAACCACCGATGTGATTAAGCTTCCCCTCGATACCCTCAAAGCCATTTATGAAAATAGCGAAGTCGTGCGGGAGCGTTATGATAAATTCTTTGAACTGCGGGAAAAATTTCAGTATCATTTACTCAATTGCAGTTCCTATCCGCCTCAAGCTGTTGCTGCTTTATTAAGAGGCTTAGTTTATCAAGAACGCAGTTTAGGAAATCAACCTCATTCTGATGGCGTTTATACGTTTGATTTACCCATTGATGTGATTGCCCGTTCCTGTCAATTAAACCACCGCACTGTTGAACAAGTCCTCAAAGGAATGCAAAAAGTGAAATTAATTGAAGCAGCTAAATCTAATGATGCTTCAGAAGACACCATTCGAGTCATTGACCCCGAAGGACTCAAAGAAACTTATAGTGCGACCCGTGATAAAGTCTCCTGGTGGCCGTTGAAGTAA
- a CDS encoding diguanylate cyclase domain-containing protein — protein MSAIALEQTLNQIMAITQQIHRPLELGDILDVTVKGIREILGCDRALIYRFLPEGDAVIAEESISSETLPIIGQLIYDPCFQAKWVDLYRQGQISFIEDTAAKPLAPCYKQLLQRLKIAANLVVPILLPPSPVETRHGASVPASSTLPNLWGLLIVHQCDSPRHWKPLEIQFLQQVAIHVAIAVQCREPNQPIREFHQWQQQTLQSPSRRDAPKAYGMAEPRRVSTEECGCCHSVDESLLKSSTPPVSISDLRGWDRLQTPIWIFDIENLQMWWANKAALHIWNATNREELLQRNFKDVSEATRIRLNAYLQQFQHQETVTETWTFYPEGKPISVRCTCSGIEIETGRMAMLVEGITEVANENTPETLRSIEVLHHTSVMISLYTLNGVPLMQNPAALHCYGDTLHPNRADDNMFVRHFVDPNIGETARLTAQSGAVFSIETQVYTLNGIRWHGLDVRCTRDPVTGHPMLLVNEKDITEKQASLIERQRVEQELRWKEALLRSMTDTSNLAFFVVDNRTDNILYFNHRFCEIWGIEHLERQILEGVLKNNDIIPPCIRLIADVHAFAESCKPLQSEDNRTVIEDEIAFSDGRTIRRFSSQIRDQSDHYFGRLYIFEDISDRIAAQKALKVSEDRWQYALEGNGDGVWDWEPQTHQVFFSRRWKEMLGFAEDEIGNTLEEWENRVHPDDIEAVYRKINQHFQGETEQYISEHRVLCKDGSYKWILDRGQILSRSSLKSLPLRMIGTHTDITERKAMEETLRERETRLSLALEAARMGTWDWNILTNEILYSEQLRLMFGLSGPYDRSYEAFLEIVHPEDRRLVDQSVRCALSETDDYHVEFRIILAEGAVHWICNKGQVYYNESGQAIRMIGVAMDITAQKRSEIDLRESEERYRSVIAAMGEGIVLQQTDGQIVACNQSAERILGLSSDQMMGRTSIDSRWWAIQHDGSPFPGENHPSMVTLRTGEPQFDVIMGVHKPDGDLTWISINSQPLFHSHQPQAYAVVTSFSDITIRKQAEEALKQQAERERMIYTITQRIRQSLDLDEILQTTVAEVRQFLQADRVIIYRFNSDWSGVVVKESVEPGWKSILNLEITDTYFVQNQNKSYEQHTIKATADIYTANLHSCHLELLEQLQVRAKLVVPIVQNQGLWGLLVAHHCSGPREWYSLEIELLKQLAVQFAIAIYQSELHQQLQFANQQLQNLAMVDQLTKIANRRCFDEILNQEWHRLIREQRPLSLLLCDIDYFKQYNDTYGHSQGDICLQQVAQALQQAVQRSIDLVARYGGEEFVVILPHTDQEGALQVAEKIQEAIQQFNQPHRASAVSQRVTMSIGICTLIPTLDRVPLDLINAADEALYQAKTQGRNRAVSRIL, from the coding sequence ATGTCTGCAATTGCTTTAGAGCAAACCCTGAATCAAATCATGGCAATTACGCAACAAATTCACCGACCTCTGGAATTAGGTGATATTTTAGATGTGACGGTCAAAGGAATTAGGGAAATACTGGGATGTGATCGGGCTTTGATTTATCGTTTTTTACCCGAAGGCGATGCCGTCATAGCAGAAGAATCCATTAGCTCTGAAACCTTACCGATTATCGGACAACTGATCTACGATCCCTGTTTTCAAGCCAAATGGGTAGACCTCTATCGCCAAGGACAGATTAGCTTCATTGAAGATACCGCAGCTAAACCCCTTGCACCCTGTTACAAACAGCTTTTACAACGATTAAAAATCGCTGCTAATCTCGTTGTCCCGATTTTACTCCCCCCATCCCCTGTAGAGACGCGCCATGGCGCGTCTGTACCAGCGTCCTCAACTTTACCCAATCTCTGGGGGTTATTGATTGTTCATCAATGTGACAGTCCCCGTCACTGGAAACCCTTAGAAATTCAATTTCTGCAACAAGTGGCGATTCATGTAGCCATCGCTGTCCAATGCCGAGAACCGAATCAACCTATCCGCGAATTCCATCAATGGCAACAACAGACTCTACAATCCCCCTCCCGTAGAGACGCGCCAAAAGCCTACGGCATGGCTGAGCCCAGGCGCGTCTCTACAGAAGAATGTGGCTGTTGCCATTCGGTTGATGAATCTCTACTTAAATCTTCTACCCCTCCGGTATCAATATCGGATTTAAGGGGATGGGATCGACTTCAAACCCCAATCTGGATTTTTGATATTGAGAATTTACAAATGTGGTGGGCAAACAAAGCCGCCCTTCATATCTGGAATGCAACCAATCGAGAGGAATTACTTCAGCGAAATTTTAAGGATGTTTCTGAAGCAACTCGCATTCGTTTAAACGCTTATTTACAACAATTTCAACACCAAGAAACTGTTACCGAAACCTGGACATTTTATCCTGAAGGAAAACCGATTTCTGTTCGTTGTACTTGTTCAGGAATTGAAATTGAAACAGGTCGAATGGCGATGTTAGTGGAAGGGATAACGGAGGTCGCCAATGAAAATACCCCTGAAACGTTGCGATCAATAGAAGTCCTGCATCATACAAGTGTAATGATTTCCCTCTACACCCTGAATGGGGTGCCCTTAATGCAAAATCCCGCCGCCTTGCATTGTTATGGGGATACCCTACATCCAAATAGGGCTGACGATAATATGTTTGTCCGCCACTTTGTTGATCCCAATATTGGAGAAACCGCAAGATTAACCGCCCAATCTGGTGCAGTTTTTAGCATTGAAACTCAAGTTTATACTTTAAATGGGATTCGTTGGCATGGGTTAGATGTGCGTTGTACCCGTGATCCGGTAACGGGTCATCCTATGCTGCTGGTGAATGAAAAAGATATTACTGAAAAACAAGCTTCTTTAATTGAACGTCAGCGTGTTGAACAAGAATTACGCTGGAAAGAAGCGTTATTACGCTCAATGACAGATACCTCTAACTTGGCTTTTTTTGTTGTTGATAATCGCACGGATAATATTCTTTATTTTAACCATCGTTTTTGTGAAATTTGGGGAATTGAACACTTAGAACGTCAAATATTAGAAGGGGTGTTAAAAAATAATGATATTATTCCCCCTTGTATTCGTTTAATAGCTGATGTTCATGCTTTTGCTGAGTCTTGTAAACCCTTACAATCAGAGGATAATCGAACAGTAATAGAAGATGAAATTGCCTTTTCGGATGGACGCACGATTCGCCGTTTTTCTAGCCAAATTCGAGATCAGAGCGATCACTATTTTGGACGGTTATATATTTTTGAGGATATTAGCGATCGCATTGCGGCTCAAAAGGCTTTAAAAGTCAGTGAAGACCGTTGGCAATATGCCTTAGAAGGCAATGGAGATGGGGTATGGGACTGGGAACCCCAAACCCATCAAGTCTTTTTCTCCCGGCGGTGGAAAGAAATGTTGGGATTTGCAGAAGATGAAATTGGCAACACCCTAGAAGAATGGGAAAACCGGGTTCATCCTGATGATATCGAAGCGGTTTATCGCAAAATTAACCAACATTTTCAAGGAGAAACTGAACAATATATCAGTGAACATCGGGTTTTGTGTAAAGACGGAAGCTATAAATGGATACTCGATCGCGGTCAAATTCTCAGCCGTAGCTCCCTAAAGTCCCTTCCCCTACGCATGATTGGAACCCATACCGATATTACAGAACGCAAAGCCATGGAGGAAACCCTGCGAGAACGGGAAACTCGTTTATCCTTAGCGTTAGAAGCGGCGCGGATGGGAACCTGGGACTGGAATATCCTCACGAATGAGATTCTCTACTCCGAGCAACTCCGGCTCATGTTTGGTTTATCTGGCCCTTATGATCGCAGCTATGAAGCCTTTTTAGAGATTGTGCATCCAGAGGATCGACGGTTGGTGGATCAGTCGGTGCGTTGTGCGTTGTCAGAAACAGATGATTATCATGTCGAGTTTCGGATTATTTTGGCCGAAGGAGCCGTTCATTGGATCTGTAATAAAGGACAAGTTTACTATAACGAATCCGGTCAAGCCATCCGTATGATCGGCGTAGCGATGGATATTACGGCTCAGAAACGCTCAGAAATTGACCTGCGGGAAAGCGAAGAACGCTATCGGTCTGTGATTGCCGCCATGGGTGAAGGGATTGTTCTCCAGCAAACCGATGGTCAGATCGTCGCCTGTAATCAAAGTGCAGAACGGATTTTAGGGTTAAGTTCTGATCAGATGATGGGCCGCACTTCCATTGATTCACGCTGGTGGGCGATTCAACATGATGGTTCTCCCTTTCCTGGAGAAAACCATCCCTCGATGGTGACGTTACGCACCGGAGAACCCCAATTTGATGTGATTATGGGAGTTCATAAACCCGATGGAGATTTGACTTGGATTTCGATTAATTCCCAACCTTTATTTCATTCCCATCAGCCTCAAGCCTATGCGGTTGTTACCTCCTTTTCAGATATTACTATTCGCAAACAAGCCGAAGAAGCCTTAAAACAACAGGCTGAACGGGAACGGATGATTTATACGATCACCCAACGAATTCGTCAGTCTTTGGATTTAGATGAAATTCTACAAACCACTGTTGCTGAGGTACGGCAGTTTTTACAAGCAGATCGGGTGATCATTTATCGGTTTAATTCTGATTGGAGTGGTGTAGTAGTTAAGGAGTCTGTGGAACCAGGTTGGAAATCGATTTTGAATCTGGAAATTACAGATACCTATTTTGTGCAGAATCAGAACAAATCCTATGAACAACACACAATCAAAGCGACTGCCGATATCTATACCGCAAACCTGCATTCCTGTCATTTGGAGCTATTAGAACAGTTACAAGTTCGAGCAAAATTAGTAGTTCCGATTGTACAAAATCAGGGTTTATGGGGGTTATTAGTTGCCCATCATTGCAGTGGGCCGAGGGAATGGTATTCCTTAGAGATTGAACTTTTGAAGCAATTAGCTGTTCAATTTGCGATCGCCATTTATCAATCGGAACTTCATCAACAATTGCAATTCGCTAACCAACAATTACAAAACTTAGCGATGGTGGATCAACTCACCAAAATTGCTAATCGTCGCTGTTTTGATGAGATCTTAAATCAAGAATGGCATCGTTTAATCCGAGAACAACGTCCCCTTTCTTTACTGCTTTGTGATATTGATTATTTTAAACAATATAATGATACCTACGGACATTCTCAAGGGGATATTTGTTTACAACAAGTAGCTCAAGCACTTCAGCAAGCCGTTCAGCGTTCTATTGATTTAGTTGCCCGATATGGAGGAGAAGAATTTGTAGTCATTTTACCCCATACGGATCAAGAAGGTGCGTTACAAGTCGCTGAGAAAATTCAAGAGGCAATTCAACAGTTTAACCAGCCTCATCGGGCTTCTGCTGTAAGTCAACGGGTAACGATGAGTATTGGAATTTGTACCCTAATTCCGACTTTAGATCGGGTTCCTTTGGATTTAATTAATGCCGCAGATGAGGCACTTTATCAAGCCAAAACCCAAGGACGAAATCGAGCCGTTAGCCGTATATTATAG
- a CDS encoding DUF4347 domain-containing protein, with protein MNAQSGKTLIVVDSSVENYQSLVETLPSNAEVMILDATQDGIEQITNALSQHSNIDSIQIVSHGADGLLQLGTTTLTSEALNIYTQSLSKWGESLTPNGDILLLGCNVAASETGKAFVQQLSQVTQADIAASDDLTGNINLGGDWLLEYATGLINAPLAFQIEAMNAYQSVLANFSVSNAVELTNALNQARNNFEPDQITITGNINGFFNSFNLDLQDNEPLSIIGNGNTIDGGNSAQIFTIVNGKIVLSNLILQNGLAKGGDGITGGGGGLGAGGALYVQGGNVTVENVTFTNNQAKGGNSFDGAGRGGSDGNVGAGXYR; from the coding sequence ATGAATGCTCAGTCTGGAAAAACTCTGATTGTCGTTGATTCTAGCGTTGAAAACTATCAAAGCTTAGTTGAAACGTTACCCTCGAATGCTGAAGTGATGATTCTGGATGCGACCCAGGATGGAATTGAGCAAATTACAAACGCCTTATCGCAACACAGCAATATTGACAGCATCCAAATCGTTTCTCATGGCGCAGACGGACTGTTGCAATTAGGAACAACAACCTTAACCTCTGAAGCGCTAAATATTTATACTCAATCTTTAAGCAAATGGGGAGAAAGTCTAACCCCCAATGGAGATATTTTATTATTAGGATGTAATGTCGCTGCTTCGGAAACAGGCAAAGCTTTTGTACAACAATTAAGTCAAGTTACCCAAGCAGATATTGCTGCCTCCGATGACCTGACTGGTAATATAAACCTGGGGGGAGATTGGTTATTAGAATATGCGACGGGGTTAATTAACGCGCCCCTAGCTTTTCAAATTGAAGCGATGAACGCTTATCAAAGTGTATTAGCAAACTTTTCTGTCAGTAACGCTGTTGAATTAACCAATGCTTTAAATCAAGCCCGGAATAACTTTGAACCGGATCAAATTACTATAACGGGTAATATTAACGGATTTTTTAATTCGTTTAATCTCGATCTTCAGGATAACGAACCTCTCTCAATTATTGGGAACGGTAACACAATTGATGGGGGGAACAGTGCTCAAATCTTCACCATTGTTAATGGAAAAATTGTTCTCTCTAATCTAATTTTGCAAAATGGTTTAGCCAAGGGAGGGGATGGAATTACTGGCGGTGGCGGTGGTTTGGGGGCGGGAGGTGCGTTGTATGTCCAAGGCGGGAACGTCACCGTTGAGAATGTCACCTTTACTAATAACCAAGCTAAAGGCGGAAATTCTTTCGACGGGGCGGGACGGGGCGGAAGCGATGGAAATGTTGGCGCAGGCGNCTACCGTTAA
- a CDS encoding sulfate ABC transporter substrate-binding protein translates to MQIRSSLSPKRSSAKFFGCVLTGLALNTMVVACSSPNTATNSSPNTANNPATPQAQSNKPIKLTLVSYAVTKTAYENIIPKFVEQWKAQTGQTVEFEQSYGGSGSQTRAVIDGLDADVVALALAGDTAKIEKAGLIQPGWEKELPNDSIVHKSVAALVLRDANLGVKGWSDLTRDDIQVITANPKTSGGAKWNVLALWGSVTQAGGTESEAQSFLETVFSRVPVLPKDAREASDVFYKQGQGNVLINYENEVILASQKGDKQPYIVPTDYNISIDNPVAVVDANVDKHGTRAVAEAFTKFLFTPEAQREFAKVGFRPVEPTVEAEFASQFPKVEKLFTVQDLGGWKQVDTQFFADGAFFDQMQSKIAQSK, encoded by the coding sequence ATGCAAATCCGTTCATCGTTGTCCCCAAAACGTTCCTCTGCTAAATTCTTTGGTTGTGTCCTTACTGGATTGGCACTCAACACGATGGTGGTTGCTTGCTCTTCACCCAACACCGCCACTAATTCATCTCCTAACACTGCCAATAATCCAGCAACACCCCAAGCTCAATCGAATAAACCGATTAAACTCACCCTCGTATCCTACGCTGTCACTAAAACTGCCTATGAAAACATCATTCCCAAGTTCGTAGAGCAGTGGAAAGCTCAAACCGGGCAGACTGTAGAGTTTGAACAAAGTTATGGCGGCTCTGGCTCCCAAACCCGTGCCGTGATTGATGGACTTGATGCCGATGTGGTGGCTTTAGCTTTAGCTGGAGATACCGCCAAAATCGAGAAAGCCGGACTCATCCAACCGGGTTGGGAAAAAGAACTGCCCAATGATTCCATCGTGCATAAATCCGTTGCAGCTTTGGTTCTTCGGGATGCCAATCTGGGTGTCAAGGGATGGTCTGATTTGACCCGTGATGATATTCAAGTGATTACCGCCAACCCCAAAACTTCCGGTGGAGCCAAGTGGAACGTTCTGGCTTTGTGGGGTAGTGTTACCCAAGCCGGAGGAACGGAATCAGAAGCTCAAAGCTTTCTTGAAACTGTGTTTAGTCGTGTTCCTGTTCTGCCGAAAGATGCTCGTGAAGCCAGTGATGTGTTCTACAAACAAGGTCAAGGGAATGTCTTAATTAATTATGAAAATGAAGTGATTTTAGCATCTCAAAAAGGAGATAAACAACCTTATATTGTGCCGACGGATTATAACATTTCGATTGATAATCCTGTGGCTGTGGTTGATGCCAATGTAGACAAACATGGAACCCGCGCAGTGGCAGAAGCCTTTACCAAATTCTTATTTACACCTGAAGCACAACGAGAGTTTGCCAAAGTCGGATTTCGACCCGTTGAACCAACCGTTGAAGCGGAATTTGCCAGCCAATTTCCTAAAGTCGAAAAACTGTTTACTGTTCAAGATTTAGGTGGCTGGAAACAGGTAGATACTCAATTTTTTGCGGATGGAGCATTTTTTGATCAAATGCAATCTAAAATCGCTCAATCTAAATAG
- a CDS encoding PCP reductase family protein: MEWTTEAETRLKEIPFFVRPAARKKIEKFAQELGVTQITVEVYEQAKQKFN, encoded by the coding sequence ATGGAATGGACAACAGAAGCCGAAACTCGTTTGAAAGAAATCCCCTTTTTTGTACGTCCGGCGGCTCGAAAAAAGATTGAAAAATTCGCTCAGGAATTAGGGGTTACTCAAATTACTGTTGAAGTTTATGAGCAAGCTAAACAAAAATTTAATTAA
- a CDS encoding HAD family hydrolase encodes MGKLQALIFDVDGTLADTERDGHRIAFNQAFHEVGLPWNWSIDLYGKLLAIGGGKERIRYYIEQYEPEFLSTENLDDLIVNLHQLKNQYYRKLLDQGLIPLRPGVQRLIQEAKEKEIRLAIATTSALPNVLALLENTAIHPDWFEIIAAGDIVPAKKPAPDIYFYVLEKLGLNSANCLVFEDSHHGFLASKQAGLKTIITVNDYTKNQDFTDAILVVNHLGELEQPFTVLAGDISEKSYLDLTLIKSIF; translated from the coding sequence ATGGGAAAATTACAAGCGTTAATTTTTGATGTGGATGGAACCTTAGCGGATACAGAACGTGATGGTCATCGCATCGCCTTTAATCAAGCTTTTCATGAGGTCGGTCTTCCTTGGAATTGGTCAATTGATTTATATGGTAAATTATTGGCAATTGGGGGAGGGAAAGAGCGTATTCGTTATTATATTGAACAATATGAACCGGAGTTTTTATCAACGGAAAACTTAGATGATTTAATTGTAAATTTGCATCAGTTAAAAAATCAATATTATCGAAAATTATTAGATCAAGGTTTAATTCCTTTACGTCCTGGGGTACAACGGTTAATTCAAGAAGCAAAAGAAAAGGAAATCAGGTTAGCGATCGCAACAACCAGTGCCTTACCCAATGTTTTAGCGTTATTAGAAAATACAGCTATTCATCCAGACTGGTTTGAAATTATTGCGGCTGGAGATATTGTTCCCGCTAAAAAACCCGCCCCAGATATTTATTTTTATGTCTTAGAAAAATTAGGATTAAATTCAGCAAATTGTTTAGTATTTGAAGATTCTCATCATGGATTTTTAGCATCAAAACAAGCCGGATTAAAAACAATAATTACTGTCAATGATTATACAAAAAATCAAGATTTTACTGATGCCATATTAGTCGTTAATCATTTAGGTGAACTTGAGCAACCGTTTACAGTATTAGCGGGAGATATTTCTGAAAAAAGTTATTTAGATTTAACATTAATTAAATCTATCTTTTAA
- a CDS encoding DUF99 family protein, protein MQLESLLKLNRVIRVIGFDDAPFQRGIDQTVYIAGVVCGGTRFEGMVWGQVKQDGWDATDQICQLLINKKFLPQLHLVLIDGIGFGGFNLIDLPELADRLQKPCVTVMRHYPNFNKIEQAIYHLSEPEKRLHYLKKAGTIYTYPPFFFQVCGENPDIIGFALSRITDCGNVPEALRLAHLIGAAIIRSQSGSQA, encoded by the coding sequence ATGCAATTAGAATCTCTGTTGAAACTCAACCGTGTGATTCGGGTGATTGGGTTTGATGATGCCCCTTTTCAACGGGGAATTGATCAAACTGTTTATATTGCCGGAGTTGTTTGTGGAGGAACTCGCTTTGAAGGTATGGTTTGGGGACAAGTCAAACAAGATGGTTGGGATGCAACGGATCAAATTTGTCAGCTATTAATTAATAAAAAATTTTTACCTCAATTACATTTAGTTTTAATTGATGGGATTGGATTTGGCGGATTCAATTTAATTGATTTACCTGAATTAGCTGATCGTTTACAAAAACCCTGTGTTACTGTCATGCGACATTATCCTAATTTTAATAAAATTGAACAGGCAATTTATCATTTATCCGAACCTGAAAAACGACTTCACTATTTAAAAAAAGCTGGAACAATCTACACTTATCCCCCTTTTTTCTTTCAAGTTTGTGGGGAAAATCCTGATATTATTGGGTTCGCTTTATCTCGGATAACAGATTGCGGAAATGTCCCAGAAGCATTACGATTAGCGCACTTGATTGGAGCCGCTATTATTCGGAGCCAAAGTGGTAGTCAAGCTTGA